In the genome of Calothrix sp. PCC 6303, the window CGAAAATTCAAGAACTCAAAGACTCGATCCAAATGTTGGAGCGATTAAACGACGCAGATTTACATGACGCAATTGAGAAAAAACGGACTCAACTATTCCTGCTGGAAGAAAATGAAAAGTTAGGGGCAGTTGAATCCTCCGAAAAGCTTAAATTATTGCAGTATATGCAGCACCCAGATTTTTGGGAAGGTATGACACCCTATGAACGCAATTTAGTTTACCGAGAATTAATCGAAGTTGTTTGGTGCGATCGCGGTTCAGTTGTAGTTGTACCTAGAATTTGACCATTTTCTCGAAGTCTTTGTAACTCTTCCTCAATTGTTACACCTTTGCTCTCTAAGTGCTTGTCAAACTGCTTCACCGCTTTCATCAGTGTTTGGAGGGCTAATTTCATCTTTTCTCTGTAGCGTTGCCCTTCAAAAATAATCTATTGACTAAATATTTTTGTTAATCACGAGCAATCGAATCATTAGGTATCTCCAAAAATGAATCTGGAAACGTGGCACTACTATCTCTCTACAAGGGTTTCGGGCAATGCATAATTAATTTGTGGAGATGTCTATAGGGTATGGCTCTAAGAACAAAGCCTGCCACTCAAAGGAGCAAAAGTCTATGCTGTATTATGGGGTAGGGTTTGCTTTTAAGCAGATTATAGGCTAAAATAACCATATAGTGATATAATTGGTAGAATTAACCTAACCTTCATGTCAAAAACTCTTTCTCAACAAAATTCTCCAGAACTGCTTGCTCCTGTTGCAGAGTATTTCAAAGTACTTTCTGAAACCAGTCGCTTACAGATTTTGAGCTGTCTGAGAACGGGAGCGATGAACGTTACTGAAATGGGTGAAGCGACAGGTTTGGGACAACCAAACCTATCAAAACATTTAAAAGTATTGACTCAAGCAGGTTTGATATCCCGTCAACAAAAAGGGGTTAGCGTTTACTATGCTATCAGCGACCCTGTGATTTTTAGTCTCTGTGAATTGGTATGCGATCGCATTGGTGATCAAATACAAAAGCGCGCTAAAGAATTTGAACAGATTAAAGCTTTAAGTACCCTCTCAAAATAACTATTTCCTCACCAACAAATTCACCATTTGCTCGCAGTTGATTTCTGCGGGAACATCCAGTTTTGGGAAAATGCTTCCCCTTTTCAAGAGAGATTTAGGCGGATCTGTAAGTGCCTAAAGTGACAGCCAAACACTTTTCAAAAAACCTCTGAGGTATGTGTGTAATTATTTAGCGATGGCTAAAAGTTATTTGCCTGTATTGCTCACCATAATTTTGAAATTCAGATAGTGTGATTGAATATTCAAGTTAGTTACAAATATTTCTGGAATCAGTAAAGTGAAAAAAATTAGTAAATCTGTGTTCTTGTCTAGCTTAATTGGCTTAACTTTGAGTTCTTACCCAAATCTGGCAATCCAAAGCGTTAACGCTCAAACCACAAAAGCTTGCAGTGTAACTAGTCTAAACTCTGCGTATCGCAAGTTAGGCGGACTTCCTATTCTAGAGGCAAAAACAAACGGTGCAAACTATTCCAGTACGGCTTACAGCGCTGCTAATAACCGCTTTGCCTATCTTGTTTTAGACTCTACAAAAAAAACTGTGGCGCGTGTAGACTTAAGTTATTCTACAGACAAAAAAGGTCGGAATATTGCCAGCGTTAAAGTCTGCGGAGATGTTCAGAAATCTTCAGAATTACCACTTATCAAGTTTAACTTCCTAAATGGAAAATCTATTGGGATTTATACATTTGGGACTCAAAATCTAACTTACATTGTTCCAAAACCAGCACACACAACAACTATCCAGACTGTAATTGATGCCACTTAAAGCCAATTAAAACAAATCGCAGGTACGCCCCACTGCGCTGTTTTCATGCCCAAAGGGCAGTACGCGTACTGCCCTACGGCTACCGAGCGGAGCCGGAGCGGAGCGTACCGCAGATAAGGTACGGCAGGCTTAGGGTAAAACCTACTGGCTACCGCCTTGCCCTAATTACAAATTTCAACGCCGACCTAATTATATACAGTATTTTTTTATTCCATCAAAATCAACCGCGACGAATCCAACTGCACATACCAAGGAAAAGGCTGGTCTTTAATTGTCACCCATTTTTCTTTAAAAACCTCAGCTTGCAGGTGATAATCCCCACCATTTTCAGCAGGACTTTGCAACTTCAAAAACAGTGTCATTCTATGGGGAGTTTCTATGGAATTTGCCAACCAACAAGGGAAAGTATTTTCCTGATTTGCATTTTTACTGAAACTAATTTGATGGGCGCGAATTCCAATATGGGATAAATTATTAGGGATTGGTTCAACTACTCGCAGTGTACAACCCCAATCCACAGCCTTTACAGAGTCAAACCCATTGACAACGGCTGGAGAGAAGTTTTTACAACCCGTGATTTGGGCAACTGTGACAGTTCTGGGTTGTTCAAAAACCTCTTGCTTAGAACCATATTGTATAGCTTTCCCTTGCTCCAATACTAATAAATTTGGGCAAACTCGATAAGCCTCTTCCATATTATGAGTGACAAATAAAGACACACCACCGTAATCAGCTAGCTTTGCCACCATTTCCTGTTCAAGTTGACTTCGCAGATATGTATCCAATGCTGAAAAAGGCTCATCCAATAATAGCGCTTCCGGTTGCGAAGCTAACGCCCTGGCTAATGCAACCCGTTGTTGTTGTCCCCCAGATAGCTGGTGTGGATATCTATCTCCCAACCCCGCTAATTGTACCCCTAAAAGTTGACTCTCTACCTGTACCCGCATCGCGGTAGCCGAAAGTCCTTTGGGTAAACCAAAAGCGATATTCTGGGCTACCGTGAGATGGGGAAACAAAGCGTAGTTTTGCACCAGAAAACCAATCTTGCGATCGCGTGATGGTACATTAACCTTTTTTTGCGAATCAAACAACACCCTTCCATTCAGAATAATTTGCCCAGATGTCGGTGTTTCTACCCCCGCCAAACAGCGTAAAATCATACTCTTACCAGCCCCAGAACCCCCCAATAACCCTAAAGGTTGCTTATCTGCACTGAAAGATACTTGTAAATTAAAGTCAGCTAGTTGTTTGTAGATATCAACAAAAAGCCCAGAATTAGGTATTGGGGTTGGGGAATTACTAATTTCCCCCCCTCTCCCCCTCTCCCTCTCTCCCCCTCCTCCCTTCCTCCTCTTCCCCCGTGATTCCTGCCAAATATTCACCCCAATAATCCCTGATAAAGAAGTACCCATAATTATCAGTGACCAAAACCAAGCTTCATTATTTGCTCCCCCTTCCACAGCAAAATAAATGGCTAGAGGCATTGTCTGGGTTTGTCCAGGAATATTCCCAGCTAACATCAAAGTTGCACCAAACTCCCCCAAAGCACGGGCAAAAGCCAATGTAGTCCCCGCTAAAACCCCAGGTAATGATAACGGAAACATGATGCGCCAAAATATGGTTGCGGGGGAAGCACCGAGAGTTTTTGCTACTAGTAGAAGATTTTGGTCTATTTGTTCAAAAGCACCCAAAGCCGTGCGGTACATTAAGGGGAAGGAAACAACAGTAGCTGCGATCGCCGCCCCATACCAGTTAAAAACAACACTAAACCCGCCGATCTTCTCCAGAAATTGCCCTGCCAGACCAAACTTACCGAAAAACATCAACAGCAAAAAGCCGACGACAGTAGGGGGCAAAATCAAAGGAGAAATAAATATCCCCTCAATCAATGATTTACCTTTACCGGAATATCCCAGCATCCAATATGCGGCAGCAATACCCAGAAAAAAGGTAATTCCAGTGGCAAGTAATGAAGTTTTTATTGATAACCAAAGGGGAGATAAATCTTGGGGCATAGTTTATTTAGCAATATTAATTTGGGAATCAGTTTGATTATTGACCTACACATATGAAAAACTGTTCTTCAAATATAGGTTTAGCTTGATTAATGGTTACAGCCAAACAGCAACTCTTAATCAGTAACATTTTCTTACTGTTTCTGTGTAATTACCGCCATTAAATTGACAATTATTTACCAACTTCTTCATATACCTGCTATGAATTCATTATTTTTGCTGAAGCAATTCGCTGGTTCCTCAAGATAAAAATGAGATAGATGAGTTGGATAAATTACATCCATTTTTATAGGTATCAAACTGTAAAAAACTCACGATATCAATTGGGATTTACTCGTTTAAAAAAAGAATGAAGATAAAAAAATTAATTTTCGCAGCTACTTTCATGGCAACTTGTGTAGGAATAGATATTCCTAGTGCTTTTGCAGTTTCTTCTCCTTGCTCTGTAGGGCAAAAAGCCGAAGTGCTCTGGAAAGGGAAATGGTATCCCGCAGAGGTACTCAATGTGAAAAATAATAAGTGTTATGTGACCTACGAAGGCTACGATAGCTCTTGGAATGAGTGGGTTGAAGCTAGACGCTTTCGGGCATCATTCAAAACTGGAGATTCAGTGAGAATTTTTTGGAAAGGGAAATGGTACCCAGGGAAAATTCTAAATGTAGGTAAAAACAGTTACAAAGTTACTTACACTGGCTACGATAGCTCTTGGGATGAGTCGGTTGAACCAGCACGGGTAAGTAGATAGAGTAAAATCCAGTACACCCCGCTAACGGGGTGTACTTCCGTATAGCGGGAATGGTTTTGGAGCATTATATTGATTGGAACATTCTAAATCCCTACAGGATGATAACCAACTAAAGTTTTTTGTAGAAATACAAGCCGATATCAAATATTATTAAGGCAAAATAAATCCGTATTTTTTGAGGGTAATTTTAGCCTGTTCACTAGATAAATACTTAACAAAATCTGTCGCAGCAGCCACATTTTTACTCTGCTTCAATACCCCCATTGGATATACAATTGGTGAATGATATTTCTCATCTGCCGCAACAACAGTTTTTACCTTGTTAGAAATTTTGGCATCGGTTCGATAAACCAAACCCGCATCAGCATTTCCACTTTCTACCGCAGCTAAAACTTGACGCACATTATTCGCGTAGACAAACTTTGTCTTCACTTTCTCGAAAATACCCAACTTCTTCAAAACTTGCTCTGCGTACTGTCCAGCAGGTACACTCCTGGGTTCACCAATCGCAATTTTCCTGATACTATTTCCAGTCAAGTTGAAAAAACTAGTTACACCAACTGCACTCTTAGGGACAATCAATACTAGGCGGTTTTTTGCTAAAATGCTGCGAGTGCCAGCAACCAGTTTACCTGACTGTTCCAAGGTATCTACCTGCTTTTTACCCGCAGAGATAAAAATGTCAGCCGGAGCACCTTGCTGAATTTGTTGCAACAAGGAACCAGAAGCACCAAAATTATAATTGATGGTGACTCCAGGCTTACTTTGTTGGTAGTTAGTTTTTATTTCCTCCATTACTTCCTTTAAGCTAGCGGCAGTAGATACCAACAAACTACCATTTGACTGTGCTACTAAATTCGAGGTTGACACAGATCGTAAGGGTAAACCAATTGCCAGCAATAAACTCGCAACCGTCAAACCAACGAAAGCAAAAAATCGTCTTCTGTTCATCATTGCCTGCTTATGAGAGGATTTTGTCCTAGAATTAACCGAGTCAGAGGAAGCCTCCCCGTACAACGGCAAGGTGTTTCTGATACTTGATATTATAATACCAACTTTTAACCAACCTACCAACTAAATTGGTAATGTTTATGTCTTAACCTGAGTTCGGGATAAGAAATCCTCAAAACCCTTGATTTCTCATTGTTCCGTCTGAAGCTCTGTTTTAATCTATTCTCAATAAGCCATATTGTTGATATTAGCCTCATTTGTAAGCCTTGTTGACAAAATGATTCCACTTTAATCGCTTCTTATATCACTTAGAGTTTTGCTCAATCCTTACAGAATAAGCTTTTTAGTTTCTGGCTTAACCCGAACTCAGGTGTCTTAGATTCTTGCGGCTTTTAATCTCAGCCTGTAACTAGATTATGGACGCTTAAAATTTATATACTCGGTAATTACTGATACTATACTACCAAACAAGTTGGTAGTAAGATGTATTACCAATGAAGTTGGTGTTATTTGAAATAGGTTGAGGTGTGAGGTAAATGTCTAGTATTCTCCGAAATTCCTTGTGGATTACGCCGATAGTGTTTGTAGCAAGCTTGATTTCTGCTGGTGCTGCATTTGCGAATCCAATAGCAGAATCAAAAACTCAACTGCCACAGTTGCAGTCGGATAAAGATGTTGATGTCGCTCCCCAGGGAAATGTATCCGAACAACTCCAGCAAATTAGAGACTACAGCGGTAACAGTTCCAAACCCACAGTTAGCGAGGTAATCCCCGTCTCACAACTTGGGATTGATAACAGTACGAAAGACCCAAAATCATCAATGTCACAAGTGACATCGGTATCCCAACTATCAGATGTACAACCCACAGATTGGGCGTTTCAAGCTCTACAATCCTTGGTTGAACGCTATGGGTGTATTACAGGGTATCCAAACGGCACTTTCAAAGGCAACCGAGCATTAACTCGTTATGAATTTGCTGCGGGTTTGAATGCATGTTTAAACCGGGTAAACGAACTAATTGCCACGGGTACGGCTGATATAGTTAGGAAAGAAGACCTCATAGAACTACAAAAACTGTCAGAAGAATTTGCCGATGGATTAGTTGAACTGCGAGGAAGAATCGACCCTCTGGAAGCACATACAGCAGTTCTCGAAAGTGAAGAATTTTCCATCACTACCAAGTTAAGGAGTCGTGTAAAAATAAATTGATAAACTACGTTGAATTTCTAGGGCTAATTTGATAGTTCCATTCACCATGAAAAGTATCTTTTGTGATGGCAATAGCATTGAAGTCTTCATCGGATACTTTAATACCTATTTGATACTGATTTGGGTCTACTTGTGCGTGAACTGTTAAGCCATGTTTTGTACTTGTATTACCAATCAAGCTTACAATCACCATTAAGCTATCCAAGGGTCGTCCTCGCCAGTTTTGAGAAATATGGCAGAATAATCGATGCTCGATTCGATTCCATTTGCTAGTTCCAGGTGGAAAATGGCAAACGTGAACAGTTAATCCTGTTTGCTCCGCAAACTCTTGTAATTTCAGTTTCCAGAGGCGGCTACGGTAGCTATTACTACCTCCGCAATCGGCTGTAATCAGAAGATGCTGACTATCTGGATATAATGGTTTTCCCATATTGAACCACCAATTCCGTATTGTCTCGACTGCAAACGATGCTGTGTCGTGGTCAATACCTACACTTACCCAAGCTTGATTATGTTGTAAATCGTATACGCCGTAAGGTATTGCTTTGCCTAACTCCGGGTCAACAAAGTCGTGAACTTTGACTTGAGTGGGTGACGAAGAAGGTTCCCACTCCACGCCAGAATTTTTATAGTTACCGATTAATTCTTTCTTCTTTGTGTCCACTGAAATTACTGGATGTTTCTGATTTTGGAACTGTCGTACAGTTCTATTAATGTGAACAAATTGCTGGTCTCTGTCAGGGTTATGTTTGCCTTCCTGAGTTTTGCGATTTCCTTGTAAGCTATAGCCCATACTTTTAAGTAAGGTTGAAACAGTTTTGCTGCATACCTTATGTCCCATGTTTTTTAACTCTGAAGCTAGTTTTGCTAAACTCTTACAACTCCAACGCAGGGGTGATTCTGGGTCTCCACGGCTTGTTGGTTCTACCAAAGAGTCTAAATCTTGCTTTAAAGTTTTATCTGCCATCGTCAATTTTTTACGTCCACCACCACGACTGCGTATCCTTGCCGTTTGCGTCGGATTTTCACTCGACAAAAGTAATTCTTCTATGCCTGAGCGAATGGTATTTTGACTTAAACCTGTTGCCTCTGATACTGCTGTAATTCCCCCATATCCTAACCCCAAAGCCTCTGTTCCTGCCCAAATCCTACGTGTTCGTTCATTTAAGTAAGGGCTTATTTCTCTGTATTTTTCTCTAATATTGATTACTGCACCCTGTTTGCGCATGATTTTTATACTGTCTTACTGTTGACATAATCCAGCATAAAATTTATTGGCAACCACTTGTTTGCTATCTTGAAGTTACGCAACTTATTTTTACATAACTCCTAAACGCTGAAGTTATTGTTAGCCTTGGAGGAGTGTTTGGTGAAGATAGAGCGCTAAATTCAGATCAATGGCGAAATATAGATGCTGCACCCAATGAAACGGTGAGAAATACAAGGAAAACAGCAGCTTTTGGATCTGCTGGTTCCAAATTACAAGACAACGTAGTTTTAAGCGATCGCGTTCGCCTAAACTTAGTTACTAGCTTCACAGGGAAAGATCAATTGTTTGCTCGTTTAGAAGCCAACAACACCAATTCTTTCAGTGGGGTAGTTACAGGTACAAACATGACCCGCACGTCATGGGATGCCAACAATGACAATAATATCGTAATGGGCAAGTTGTACTACCGCTTTCCAGTGAGCGATCAACTCAACGTCATTGTTGATGCTATCGGCGGCGAGTTTTATGATAACTTCAATACCGTCAATCCTTTACTATCATCCACTCCTGTTGGTTCGCTTTCACGTTTTGGTCGTTTCTCTCCTATCTATCGGGTAAGTAATACAAGTTCAGCTAGCAATACAGGTTCTGGGGTTAGTGCTAACTTCAAATTTAGCGATGCAATTACTCTATCTGCTGGTTATCTTGCTCGTAGAGGAAGCGATCCGAATCCTGGTAGAGGTTTATTTGATGGTAGTTATGCGACTTTGGTACAGTTAGCAATCCAACCCAACAAAGATGCAACTTTGGCTCTAACATATGGACATTCATATTTGAGCGGTGGTGCTGGAGATGTCACAGTTTCGGGAAGCTATGGTAGTGCTTTTGCTAATACTCCCTTTGGTTCAACTATTGCAACTTCCAGTAATCAATATGGTTTAGAAGCTAGTTATCGTTTTAATCCGAAATTTGTTATTTCGGGTTGGACTGGATATACCCAAGCTAAAGCTCAAACTAGTTCTGGTAGCAATCCCACAACAAACGTAGTTAATAAGGGTGATCAAGCAGATATTTGGAATTGGGCTGTAACTTTAGCTTTTCCAGACTTGGGTAAGAAAGGTAATTTAGGTGGGATTATTTTTGGTCAGCCGCCGAAAGTGACAAGTAATGATTTTGGTCCTGTTGTGTTGACTCCTACTACCAATCGCCGCGAAGATAGTGATACATCTTTCCATGTAGAAGCGTTATATCGATATCAAGTTAATTCTAGCCTGTCAATTACACCGGGTTTAATTGTGATCTTTAATCCTGAACACAATAGCAATAATGACACAATTTATACGGGAGTTGTCAGAGCTACATTCCGATTTTGAGCAAGGAAGAGGAATTTAATAGACTTCCCTGCTAGCAAACGAAGAAACAAACTACAGGTGACTCAAATGCAAGCATGAATCTGGTTGTGCGATCGCTTGTCATCGAATCTACTATGCTTGCTTGAGAAGTGCGATCGCTACGTCGCCCGCAGGCATCACCTTACGTTGTACTTTCCAACCATTCTCTGTAAAAATAGTACAAAATCACCGGTTCAGATTTGCACTTTTGTGCATAGTTGAAAAATCGATCTCCAATTAGAATCAGTAAATACTTCAATATTTATATTCCTACATTTAAAAACTTCACCTTACTTAACAAGGGAAGAATATTATGGCAGTAGTAAAGTTAGAAAAACATAAAATTTATGGGCATTTAGCAGTGAAAAAAAAACTCGATATTTTGGTTGTCGATGACCATCAATTAATTTTGACTGGAACCCTGGATATATTAATTAGACAGCATCCAGAAGCCAATATACTGAAGGCTCAGACAGCTAAAGAGACACTGACTTTACTTCAATCTCAAGCATTTGACCTAATCATACTGGATTTGTCGATTCCCCATGATCAAGAGCAAATAGCAGAAATTGATACCGGAATTAAGCTTTTGCAAACTTTACTCAAAGAATATCCCGATCGCAATTTCATGGTACAAACTAGCTATGTGAAGGCGTTAATCCGGATTAAACACGAGATTGACAACCATCTAGCAGGGTTTGCGATCGCAGATAAAGGATTGCCCGAAATGGAAATGTTGATGCGGGTTAATTTAGCGCTTCAAGGTGGTACTCACACGAAAGACATCAAAACGGGGATTGAACTTAAACCCGAATGGTTGGAGGTGTTGCGCTTGGCTTTTGAAGAGAGTTTGACAGATAAAGCGATCGCCGATAGGATGTACAAGTCTGAACGAGCAGTACGTACTTACTGGACAAAAATTCAGGATGTGTTGGGAGTATACCCAGAAGACTGTAAGGAAAGCGGTAAGAATATGCGAATCCAAACCGAAATTCGTTCCCGTGAAGAAGGTTTACTTGATTAAGATGCAGGATTATTAATTCGGGATCAAGATGGGAAGGAGAATATGGAATCGCATTCACCAAGAGTTGGGGTTATGGTCACAGGCTGCACCTCCAGGGATAATGGTGTTGGTTGTGGTGATGTTGATCCGTGCTATTGGAGGAATGCAATCTTTAGAATCGATGCTCCTCGATACTATGTTACGTCTGCGTCCGGTGGAAAAACTCGATGAACGTGTCGTAATTGTGGGTATCGATGAAAAGGATATTCAATGGGTGGGACAATACCCAGTTCCAGATGAAAAAATTGCCCAGTTACTAACTAAGTTAGAAACCTATCAACCGTTAGCAATTGGATTAGATATTTTTAAAAATGTTCCTGTGGAACCTGGGAGCAAAGAACTCACGCGGTTGTTTCAGGAAAATACCAATATTATTGGGATTGAAAAAATCTTACCACCGGGAGAAACTCCCCCACCTCGAAGTTTACCACCTGAACAAATCGGATTTGTTGATTTACCTAATGATGGGGATAGCAAAAATCGACGTTATTTGTTGTACACACCTAATCCTCACAATGTTAGTCAAGATAAATATTCTCTAGCGCTACGGTTAGTTATTAAATACTTTAAAAACAATGCAATTACCATCGCCACAGGTAAAAATGACCCCAATACAATAATGTTTGGTGGGGTCGAATTACCCCGCATCACCAAAAATTTTGGTGGATACGTGAACGTTGATGATGGGGGAGTCTCAATTATGATGAACTTCCGTAACAATTCTCAGGCTTTTCGCACTGTGTCGCTACGAGATGTTCTCAACGAGAAAGTTGATGCGAAATTGTTACGCGATCGCATTGTCTTAGTTGGCAACCGCAATATGAGTACCGGGGATGTTTTTTATACATCTTCGTTGCCGAACTTAAAATTAAGCGGTCAAATTTATGGCATTGAATATCATGCTCATGTCATCAGTCAAATTCTGAGTAATGTCATCGATAATCGTCCAATGTTGAACAGTTGGGGAGATATGCAAGAGTATATATGGATATTTATTTGGGGTTTTCTACCGATTATAATTGGACGAATAACCCAATCTGTGTGGAAAAATATACTTAGTGTTGGTACAGCCGGATTTTTTCTGTTTAGCTGCGGTTATGTAATGCTGTGGGTGTGGGGTATATGGATTCCTATTGCACCGAGTTTCGTGATATTAGCGATGAATGGGGTTGGCTTGAGTGCTTTTGCATTTTACCAGCACGATCGATTCTTGCGATCGCAAATTAACGAACGTCAAAATACAATTCAAAATACTTTTACAATTATACATAATGGTCCTTTGCAAACCCTTGCCTATGGATTACAGCATCTACGTGCCCAAGATATTCCTTACGAACAGCTAGTTGGGCAATTTGAAAAACTAAATCGAGAAATTCGAGAAATTGGCGAATTTCTCAAACTTGAAGCACTAACTGAAGAAGAGAGTTTGCGTTTAGGTAGTGGATTAATCCTTGAATTAAATCGACCACTTCACGATTTATTATATGAAGTTTATTCAAGCACTTTGGAACGTCAAGACTTTGAAAACTTTCAAGCATTAAAAGTTAAAATTCGTAATTTTGACCCGATTGATGATAAGTATTTGAGTAAAGAATGTAAGCGGAGAATCTGCCTATTTCTGGAGGAAGCTTTGTGTAATGTTGGTAAACATGCTCAAGGAGTCAAGCGAGTTCAAGCATCTGGTATTTTTATTGGGAATATATATAAGCTATCGGTAAAAGATAACGGTTCAGGAATTAAATCAAAGCAAGAAAATAAAGGTACAAAAAATTCTAAAATTCTTGCCAGACAATTAGAAGGAGAATTTCGACGGGAATCACTTTCTCCTCGTGGGACTATATGCGAACTTAGTTGGATACCTATAAAAAAGTTTTAAGTTGTTTACATTTCATTACATAATTAAGTTTATCTGAGCTAATCTAACTTGCAAATAAAAGTTTGATGGCTATCAAAATAGATACATTCACGTTCATATCCGCAGGAAAGTCAGAGGATGTTCCTCGTCGTTTCACAGGCAACAGGTCTCTCTTATCTTCCATTTTCATCCGTCCTGGTGTAAGTTGATGATGGCTACTGATGAATTTTTGTATTGGTATGTGTGATTTATATTTGTGTATTATCTAAGGCAAGTGCATAAATTGATTTTGCCACGACCTATAGAATAATATCTAAGAAAATTAGCCCACTTTATTTTCATGCAATAAAACAAGTACGTATTTTGTACAATCACAGTTTTATCAATGTTTGATTCATAACAATTTGTCTAAAGTTCAAATTCTTATGAATGATTACACTAAACACGGCTGATTGCTGGACTTTTACCTGGGCAAATAACATTTTATTTGCTAATCTCTTAGCGATTTTAAACGTAAATTTTCTCCAGTATTTAGTATATTTCAACACAGGTGACGGAAAGTAAAAGTTATAGATAATTACATAATCAACAACAGCACCATGAGACATCAACCTTTTCGATTTTGGCGCAATAGCCATAGATTTACAAGCTTAGTTGTAGGAGTGCTTTTCTTGATGACTACATTCCCTGCATCTGCCGAATTTAAACCACGCGATCGCAAACCAGCTAGCGGCAATACTAGTGCGGGTGGTTCCCGTGGATGTTCAAGTAGCGGTATCCCCCTAACGCAACTTGCACCTCAGACATTTGTCGGTAAAACTGCCTCTGCACGTCCAACGTTTGCTTGGTATATGTCAAGTTCTCAAAATGTGCGATTCCGACTGTTTGAATTTAATTCTGCAAAAAGCGTGAAACAACTTGGCAAAGTTCAAGAAATACCCACGATAGTTGGGATTAATCAGCTAAAACTTCCCCTCAAGTACCCTGAACTCACAGTAGGTAAAACCTATTTATGGCAAATCGCCATTGATTGCAACAATGACACAATTCTTAACCAAGCAGAATTTACCGTCATCCAACCTCAATCACTCCCCAAAAGCCAGTTTACTACTATTTCCGAAAGGGTCAATTATTATGCTGAAAATGAACTGTGGTATGAAGCAATGGAAGAAGCATTGAAAGCAACCGATAATGCTAAACTGGGAGAAATTGGGACAACTTTAGTTCAACAACTTGCACAGTCAGAAATATCAACTGGTAGTGACAGCAACATAGATCTAAAAAATATTCAGCAACGAATTGAACATCTCCAGAAAATTGCGAGCGAAAACTGAGAGGAAATAGAAACAAACGAATCAACGTACTTATAATTAGACTAGGTTCGCTTAACTGCGTAAAAGAGTTAAGATGCTTTCTTATTAGCTGTATGTCAGATTTATTATGTCTAAACCAAAAATTTTGCAAGAAGGACAGACGTACACTTTTCGTTCTTACTTTGAGTT includes:
- a CDS encoding CHASE2 domain-containing protein, with amino-acid sequence MGRRIWNRIHQELGLWSQAAPPGIMVLVVVMLIRAIGGMQSLESMLLDTMLRLRPVEKLDERVVIVGIDEKDIQWVGQYPVPDEKIAQLLTKLETYQPLAIGLDIFKNVPVEPGSKELTRLFQENTNIIGIEKILPPGETPPPRSLPPEQIGFVDLPNDGDSKNRRYLLYTPNPHNVSQDKYSLALRLVIKYFKNNAITIATGKNDPNTIMFGGVELPRITKNFGGYVNVDDGGVSIMMNFRNNSQAFRTVSLRDVLNEKVDAKLLRDRIVLVGNRNMSTGDVFYTSSLPNLKLSGQIYGIEYHAHVISQILSNVIDNRPMLNSWGDMQEYIWIFIWGFLPIIIGRITQSVWKNILSVGTAGFFLFSCGYVMLWVWGIWIPIAPSFVILAMNGVGLSAFAFYQHDRFLRSQINERQNTIQNTFTIIHNGPLQTLAYGLQHLRAQDIPYEQLVGQFEKLNREIREIGEFLKLEALTEEESLRLGSGLILELNRPLHDLLYEVYSSTLERQDFENFQALKVKIRNFDPIDDKYLSKECKRRICLFLEEALCNVGKHAQGVKRVQASGIFIGNIYKLSVKDNGSGIKSKQENKGTKNSKILARQLEGEFRRESLSPRGTICELSWIPIKKF
- a CDS encoding DUF928 domain-containing protein, translated to MRHQPFRFWRNSHRFTSLVVGVLFLMTTFPASAEFKPRDRKPASGNTSAGGSRGCSSSGIPLTQLAPQTFVGKTASARPTFAWYMSSSQNVRFRLFEFNSAKSVKQLGKVQEIPTIVGINQLKLPLKYPELTVGKTYLWQIAIDCNNDTILNQAEFTVIQPQSLPKSQFTTISERVNYYAENELWYEAMEEALKATDNAKLGEIGTTLVQQLAQSEISTGSDSNIDLKNIQQRIEHLQKIASEN